The region ACGCCGGCGGCTATCTCCTCGGCGAGTTCCTCCCGGGACATGTAGGGTTCTTTCCAGCAGTCGGCCGGGATGACCCCTCGATAAGCCATGGCCGCATCGTTGATGATGGCGTAGATGGCCTCGAAATCTTCAGGGCGGCAGAGCCGCAGCACCGGTGGGTCACCCCCCGAAAGCCGACAGATCGAACCCGTGGCTTGCCAGGGTCCACAGGATACTGCGGGTGTGCTCCCGCTCGTGCTCGATGGCACGGCGAAGCGCCTTGCGGGCGGTCCAGCGCTCGGTGAGGATCTCGCAGAACCACGAGGGAGTCGTCACCTGGTTCAGCACCTCGTCCGGCGCCATGCGGAAGAACCGCTCGAACCCCTCCCGTACCATCAGCAACCGCTCGACGGGGTCGGACGACGCATCCATCCGCCGGTCGAGCGCGTCGAGTTCCGGCGGCATGCCATGCTTCGACGGATCGTCGATGACACGGGTGATGTACCAGAGTTCGGCGTTGGCGACGTGCCGGAGTATCTGGCGGATGGGGCGGGCCTTCTCGTTGTACCGCCAGTCGAACGCCTCGGGTGGAAGCCTGCGGACCAGCGCTACCAGGCCTTCCCGGGCGCAGCGGGCGATTTGCAGGTAGCGCTCCACTTCGTCGCGGGAGAGTGGCGCCAGGTCGGGGCCGTAAAACCCCACGTCGTCACCCGATTCGAAGTCGCCCTCAATCGGCTGCTCCTCGGCGATGGCCCATTCCACGCTGCCGTTCTGCGGGGGTGGGCTCTCCCATAGGCCATGGGACGCAAGCCAGCGCAGGTGCTCCGAGATGGCGCCACCCATCTCCCGCTCGAAAGACGCTCGGCTCTCAAAGCGAATCCCGAGCCCCGGGGGCTCCAGCACGTGCGCCATGACCCGTCCTGACTTACGGCTCGTGTCCAGGTAGACCTCGAAACGCATGCGCCCACCTCCGACCAAGCTCTTTCACGGCGCACCCCGGCCTGCTGCGCCTTTCACGGCCGCCGCCACACGATGACGTCCTCGAAGAAATCGTCAGCCCGGCGTCCCGTGCGCCGGTTCACGTGCCGGCGGAACCTGTACTCGAGCCGCACGCCCAGCCGCTGCCCGATGGTGTCGTACAGGTCCATGCGGTCATGGACGACGATGACCAGGATCGTTCCCGGGGGCATGGCCCGCATGACGTTGCCCAGGGCCGCCGTCATCTCCTCCACGTAGGCCTCGACGGCCCGCCGTGAGTGGCCCTTCCAGGAGGCCCCAATCTCCTGCTCGCGGGCCTCACTGAGCCCGAGGAGCTCAAATGCATATCGGTGCTGCTCGTGATAGTCGATGAGGCCCACGTAAGGAGGCGACGTGAGCACCATGTCGCACGCAGGAAAACCCACCCGGCGGGCGTCGCCCTGGATGACCGTCGCCTTGGCGTTCGTGCGAAGGCGTGCAAACTCCTTGATGCGCCGGACGGCGTCCAGGCTGTAGCGTTCCAGGAATTTGAGGGCATCCGTCGTCGGGTGGCAGATGCGGCGGTGCTTGTGGCAGTAGTAAGGTTGTGTCACGGGCTCCTTAGGGAAGTCGAGGTCGAAGTGCGTGGTGAGACGCGAGGACCGGGCGGCCCTCGACAGGACGACTTTGAGGAGTTCCTGGTAGGGGTGGCGAGGTATGAGCGAACGGTACAGCAGCAACTGGCGCCTCACCTGCGGGGCGAACCACTTCCTGAGGTACTCGCTTTCGGTCTCCTCGACCTGGCGACCGTCCCCGAACAGGGAGGGCTCAAGGCTCAACCGAAGTTGCGTCAGGATGTCGTGGACGGCCCGCTCCAGAACGTCCAGGTCGTAACGGTCGGTCTTCACC is a window of Bacillota bacterium DNA encoding:
- a CDS encoding DinB family protein, with product MRFEVYLDTSRKSGRVMAHVLEPPGLGIRFESRASFEREMGGAISEHLRWLASHGLWESPPPQNGSVEWAIAEEQPIEGDFESGDDVGFYGPDLAPLSRDEVERYLQIARCAREGLVALVRRLPPEAFDWRYNEKARPIRQILRHVANAELWYITRVIDDPSKHGMPPELDALDRRMDASSDPVERLLMVREGFERFFRMAPDEVLNQVTTPSWFCEILTERWTARKALRRAIEHEREHTRSILWTLASHGFDLSAFGG
- a CDS encoding DNA methyltransferase; its protein translation is MDSGADGAMPAGTPGGRRHLGVTGNPDYDGRPFTDFASVTPETDLRALNLNWRERDLPERERTKHVHRLHPYLGKFVPQMAEIFLRKYRPRVVCDPFCGSGTTLVEANALGIESVGCDISPFNCLLTKVKTDRYDLDVLERAVHDILTQLRLSLEPSLFGDGRQVEETESEYLRKWFAPQVRRQLLLYRSLIPRHPYQELLKVVLSRAARSSRLTTHFDLDFPKEPVTQPYYCHKHRRICHPTTDALKFLERYSLDAVRRIKEFARLRTNAKATVIQGDARRVGFPACDMVLTSPPYVGLIDYHEQHRYAFELLGLSEAREQEIGASWKGHSRRAVEAYVEEMTAALGNVMRAMPPGTILVIVVHDRMDLYDTIGQRLGVRLEYRFRRHVNRRTGRRADDFFEDVIVWRRP